In the genome of Synchiropus splendidus isolate RoL2022-P1 chromosome 2, RoL_Sspl_1.0, whole genome shotgun sequence, the window ttgatgacattttttaaaccGCTACCAGCTATGACGCTGAAGGCATCACGGCCTGCAAAGTGCATGTTGGCTTGATCTACACTGTACCTAGCACCGTGATGCCTTCAGATCACGAAAATGTACACGTGATCTCAACATTAATTTGTgtggtttaatttttttttgtcatcattgATAAATGCACCTTTTTTATCTACTCATTTTTCATATAAAATTTCCTTAGGTTTGTTCTCTAATCGTagcaaaataatttttcatacATTCGAGAATTATTTCCATAATCCTTTTCAAAAGATAATATGGAGtctgtattttctttattcaaTTTAATATTACACTTTTTTCTGTGTCAGGATTCTGCATCTGTTTTATAATGAACTTAGAATTTGACCCATGATGACCTTACTTATATTTGGGACGATGTAAATGAATTCATCCAACACACTAATGGCTAtcgaaaaaaatgaataaacatttttttaataacttcTTATTGGTCTCATCTATTTGAATACACTCTTTCAgcacaataataaaatcatcCATAATCTCTCCTCTGGTTTATTAGATTTGCCTTTTATCCAGGCCTCTCCCATCAAGCAATATGAatcaaatggaaatgaatgagtTAAATCTAAAGACCCAACCAATTTTTCATCAATGACAATCACattgtgccattttttttttttttattggatgtCTCATTCCACCTCTCACTTTTTGAATCCCATGAGGTGTGGGTTGTCTCCATGTTCAAGCTCTTCAactcttgttttatttcatttcaagacttaaaattgttttttttagcacTTTATGGAGTCAACCTTTAGTTTTCAACTCATCTGTGACCAATCTTCTTTCTTCTTATTCGTAAttcttgaaaatgcattttctccaTTGAAAACACTGAATTGATCCAAAATACCCCCATCAAGCCACTCATTTTCTACCAAATAACCATTTGTCTAACCACTGATTTTGCCATGCATTTACATCATTTATACATTTTGATGtctttttagcattttttttcatctctattTGAGCATGTATTTCTTTTATCCCCTGGCATGTGTGCATGGTAGCTTCTACATGTGTCCTGTGTGGCTGAGAAATAAGTAACCCACCAGAGGGTATCAGAATGAAAGCACGACACGTGTGACAGGCAGATTCTCATCTTCACATACGACGtgaataataagaataaatgaGAAAATTACTGTGAGGTTAATGccctttgttttcttcatatgCAAGTATCCCATGCATTTTAATAAATTGGTCAACTAAGGTTACACTCTCAACTTCACTTCGGAAAGTAGGTTGTTAGTTACAGGTCAGCAACTACTAGACCTGCAGCATGACATAAACAAATGCCTGTTATATCAATGCATTCTAAACCTTTGCAGAGTGCGTCGGTGTAAACCCCCTGGAGGTCCCTCCAAATCTGCAAGCTAGCAGCTACAAGAACTTTACCCTCAAGTTCCACAAGTAAGGCTTCATTTTTCACATGCCGTCAGACTCTCCTGGTTTGGCTTCCTTCCGAGAGATTATCTGGGAATCTCAAGACATTCAACGATTTACTTATCTCAGCTTTGCACGCACGCATGCTTTCGAGGACACGGTCGGTTGTTACAAACAGACTGGCACAGGGTTTTGTTTATATCGTGGCATCGTTTTCAATAGTTGTCACTCAGACGCTCGTGTTGCACAACATATCTCTTGTGATCTCTGTCTGGCTCTCTAATGAAGATATGTGCTTCCTCCTGTCAGGTTTATTAATGTCACCATAGACTTCCAGCTGAAGGCCATCAACCTTCAGACCATCATCAACAATGAGATTCCAGACTGTTACACTTTCCACATCACGGTTAGTAAGCTTCTTTCTGTGGGAGATAATTCTGCCATTTTCTTCAAGgatatgaaaataaaaccaaCCTTTAATTTGTGACCTTTAGCTTATCTGTGgcctttatattttatttttttaaatcactttttaTAATTAATCACTCTTCTATTTACtgaactttttgttttcttgcttgATCCTTTCTGCATTTCCACGGTGGTCAGTCATAATATAGTGTTTTCTGGGTTCTGCTCTCATTAAGGCAtcagtttattattttatgatcaATATCTGGTTGGTGAATTGTGCCATTGGATAGGGTGTGGTGTATATGTCTTCTTAGTTCATTTTATAGCTGTCCAAAGTGctctgtaaataaagattgataTTGTTTTATGATTTTGTTGTGTCTCAACTGCCCCCGTTCTTGATCCCAGATTGTGCTGGACAACAGGGCACACAGTGGCATGGTGAAGATCCACCTGGAAAACCAGGCATCCATAAAGGAGTGTAAAGACCCCAGTGTCTCTGGACAGGGTGGGCATGTGCTGCACAAGGTTAATGGTCTTAAGTGACtcaagttgattttttttatcatctctTTCCAGCTGAGAATTACACCCGTGTGTCGTTTGACGTGGTGGTGGCGCTGTTGTGCTTGTTATCGTTGGTGCTCTGTGGTCGTTCCATTCTCAGAGGCATCGTGCTGCAACAGGTGACCTGAGTTCAAGTCTATGGGGTGGATCAGACATAGGCAGAGTGCAGCACACATGAGGTCCTAAGACAAAAGAACTTTTTTCCTTGTTAATCATTGTTTGAATTCAAAATACAACTCATAGCATACTTAGCAAAGAGTTATATTCCATGCTTTGCATCAGATCAGAAAGATTCAATTGAGTTAGTTCAGTTTTTCGCATTGTTATGATCTTAACACAAGTCACATCTGCGCATGAACAACACACTCCTTAGGAGAAGTAATCTCAATGTCATCGCAGGCAGATGCGGAAGTGGGGTTTTGGCTGCGAGACATTTTACcttcaaatgtttttatgtgGTGTTTAAGAGTGCAATGAAAGGATTTTACCTCGCAGGAACTGAAGAGTTTTCGATGGGCGGGGCTTAtgcacattttctaatgtaaatatttaaaatcataTAGAGTTCTGTGCAAACCAACACATACTGATGTGTTCCATAGGGGTCCAATGTCTTGTATAAAAGATGCTCAAATTGCCAGATTGGTTCCTCTTTACATTTTAGACTCTTTCTCCGGTCCTTCTGCTTTTTGGCTCAAAGGCCCTTCACAAGAATTAGAGCATACTGTACAGTTTAATGTGGCTCCTTTGGACATTGAGTTGCCCAGCACTGGTGTAGATGGTGCTGCTATATTTGACCAACAGACTCAGATTTTCTGTTTGAAACCCAATAGCTCAAAGTATATGCAGTTGACATGCATAACATTTCCCATCCCTCTTATGCACTGTTTTTCTTAGGAGTTTGTCCAGTTCTTTAAGGAGAACCTAAACCGCAACGTTTGCTGGTCCGACCGCCTGGAGTTCATCAATGGCTGGTACATTCTCCTCATCATCAGCgacatcctcaccatcatcggCACCATCATCAAAATTGGCATTGAATCGAAGGTGAGTCTggtttcatcattcattcagcaTGAGTCCAGCTACTTTTACAGCTTAAGAATATGAAGGAACTTCATTTGGCTTTTTCGGCGGTTGAGAATGAACATATTCTGAGCTCTTATCTTTACTGACAAACATGACCTCTTGTCTCCAGAATATGTCCTCGTATGATCTGTGCGGCATCCTCCTTGGTACTTCCACGCTCCTGGTGTGGGTGGGGGTCATTCGGTACCTCACATTTTTCCAGAAATACAACGTAGGTTTCACGCAGACCTCATTTTGAATTCTCCATCCCTTTGGTTTCACTTGAAACCTTACTGCATCTTTATTTATGGCTCTTTCTGTGACCCGTGCAGATTCTGATCGTGACTCTCCGAGCCGCGTTCCCGAACGTCATCCGGTTCTGTTGCTGTGTCGCCGTCATTTATTTGGGCTACTGCTTCTGCGGATGGATCGTTCTGGGACCCTATCATGTCaaggtaaaataataaataacatttttttatgttaaatcAAACTGTTGGCACCATTTCAAAGAAGTATTTTCTATATCCTCCATAGTGAATCTTCTCAGGCTCACTGATGAAACTTGTGTGTGATGTAAACAGGCTCTGCTTGTTTTGTGTCCCTCAGTTCCGCTCCCTGTCCATGGTGTCCGAGTGCCTCTTCTCCCTCATCAATGGAGATGACATGTACGTCACCTTCTCAGAAATGCAGGAGAGCAGCACTCTAGTGTGGCTCTTCAGCCAGGTCTACCTCTACACCTTCATCTCCCTCTTCATCTACATGGTGCTGTCACTGTTCATCGCTCTCATCACGGGAGCCTACGAGACCATCAAGGTGGGAGCTCCATCACATCATTTGACACTTAATCACATGGCAAGTTCGACAAACTATCTGTTTATCCAATAAAAATGGatgtttttcaatatattttccaGCATCAAACCCAAGAACCCGTACACATCACCGATCTTCATGCCTTCATTGCTGAGTGCACAGATGCACCAAGCTCTGGGAAGTTTCGGGGACTGGAAACCTCACCTTGTTCcatcttctgctgctgtgacaggTGGGAGCAATTCCACGTGATGCAATAGATCGTAATTCAAACACACTTATAATGTGTTGCCACACGAGAATTAAACACTGAAGGAGAAACACCGCCATCTAGCGGAATGAGTATGTCACTAACTAGGTCATAAAGTCGTCATGTGCTGGTTTTTGCTCAACATGTCctctttaaaatactgaagaatTCAAAGCTGACTTAACTAATGTCAACTTTTCATATTTTCCCAGAACAACAACATACGAAGACGTGCTGCTGGTGAACTAGGCTGACCCTCTGTGACCTCAAGAGACTCTTCACCGTTGGGATATCTTCACTTGAGCGGTGTCCTTGGGTCCAGACTGTGAAAAATGCTGCCAACGACCTCCCTGTTTTGAACTTCTATGAGTGGCACATGACACTGACGGGGGGGGGGGCTTGTCACTTCTCCGAAAATGAATGGAACTTTTCAATATAACGCAGCATTTGTTGGACAAGTGGTCTACACAAAGGATACATGATATTGCTGCTGATATTTTTAATGTCTTGTTTTTTGGGATATCCAGAAAGGTGACTTTGTGGATGCAGGGGTCCAAATTCTAGGGCACACATCAACTGGGTTTGGATGAACAAGATAGCTTTAATGGTACTGACTGGAGTTGACTGTCAAAAATAATACTCCAAAAACACCACCAGCATCTCTGTCTCCTGAAGAtgttcttgtcttccttttttttaatgtctgtttgcattttcttttgtcttgcTATGAGTCTTGCTGGGTGCATTTGAGTGACAGCGTAATGGGATACACTTAAAAAGCACTTAGTAAAAGTCTCTTTTACTGGGAAGATGGGTCCCTAAGCCCTTATATCTCTTCCTACTCCCAAGCGTCCGATATCTAAAGGTGCCTTTTGGACGAGAACATTGTCACTCCCTTTGTGCTCCCTTTGTAATGTCTGCCCTGCAAAGCCGTATATACTGATATGAAATTAATTGTGAAGTGCATAAACAATAACTCTAAAGACGTTTTTTTTACGTCTAAGGCCCTTGACATCTCATCTTGTGCTCATGCATTTCTACAATGCATTTGAATTGAGACTGATATTAAAGTGTCTACGGTGTATTTTAGTGTAGACTTCATTGGGTTGTTTTACACTAAAGGCATACATAGATGTGCTGTGAGATCATGTCCACCCTTTTATGGTGTTTTTGTGGACAATATTTCATCTTGGTTTATGTATTGGATCTGAATCATTTTTGTGCTTGGATGCGCGTCTCACTTCAGTAGAGGGACTCCTGAGCTGCCTTATTACACATGAGCAGAGAGAGTCTTGAGCTTTGTTGTGCTCTTTCTACAACATTTGGGATTTCGCGTCGCGCACTGGTCGCTTGGTTTAATTCAAAGCACCTTTCAGGATACTGGGAAAGCCCCGAGTGTTCAACCCCGAATCTCTGAAGGCTCGCGGGGTGAGCTCATTTCCTGTTTATCGACCCTCCCTGTCAGCTGATgcagctcttcttctccttcgtTACTCTTAATATCATCATACATTATGTACAGCTCGGGGGGGGGAAATGCTCTCAAAGTGTATGCATGACTGAACTCCCTGATCCACCGTGACCTGACTTCATTATTGAGTGGCTTTATAGTTCTGGCCTTTTGGATAAAGTGCGGTGCACACGTTTGATGTGAGAGGATCAGGAAACATGTACTTGTGTTCGACGGCATCCGCCTGCTTGGCACCTGCTCTTCTTTgttagcgtgtgtgtgtcgatCTGTTTTGGTTTGTGGTTTGCAGGCTCGGGAAGTGTGTGCAGCTGTTTTGGCCACAAGGTGCATTTGCAGTGAGTCGAGCTTTAGAGATATTGCCTCCTCACACTGTTTGGTTTCAGGCCACGCCCTTGGATAACAATGTTACTAAGCAGCCGAGATGGATGGGCAGGATGTGAGCGGATTATGGCCCTTCTCTGCCTCTGATAATGGAGGACATTAGTGCTGCCCAGTGGAGTATATCGGACTGAAAGTTCAGTTCTACTTATCTTTACATAAACTCAGGTAGAATGAACGTCATGATAGAATGACATGTCAGgtca includes:
- the LOC128753770 gene encoding mucolipin-1-like isoform X2 — its product is MATTGNCPEAERTCQEPQHRPADLSKDHSEQPEGHVLSHGNNHVNHLAPCSTEGHWFRPDQEEEAIRRKLKYFFMSPCDKFYAKGRKPYKLMLQLIKIVVVTAQLVLFGLSNQVVVTFKEENTMTFRHLFLKDYDESSDASYAVYTQNDVYEHINYAVEQYLALPETTVGRYAYIYGVGVNGSALSLCQQYYKKGSIDPANDTFNIDPRIITECVGVNPLEVPPNLQASSYKNFTLKFHKFINVTIDFQLKAINLQTIINNEIPDCYTFHITIVLDNRAHSGMVKIHLENQASIKECKDPSVSGQGGHVLHKEFVQFFKENLNRNVCWSDRLEFINGWYILLIISDILTIIGTIIKIGIESKNMSSYDLCGILLGTSTLLVWVGVIRYLTFFQKYNILIVTLRAAFPNVIRFCCCVAVIYLGYCFCGWIVLGPYHVKFRSLSMVSECLFSLINGDDMYVTFSEMQESSTLVWLFSQVYLYTFISLFIYMVLSLFIALITGAYETIKHQTQEPVHITDLHAFIAECTDAPSSGKFRGLETSPCSIFCCCDRTTTYEDVLLVN
- the LOC128753770 gene encoding mucolipin-1-like isoform X1: MATTGNCPEAERTCQEPQHRPADLSKDHSEQPEGHVLSHGNNHVNHLAPCSTEGHWFRPDQEEEAIRRKLKYFFMSPCDKFYAKGRKPYKLMLQLIKIVVVTAQLVLFGLSNQVVVTFKEENTMTFRHLFLKDYDESSDASYAVYTQNDVYEHINYAVEQYLALPETTVGRYAYIYGVGVNGSALSLCQQYYKKGSIDPANDTFNIDPRIITECVGVNPLEVPPNLQASSYKNFTLKFHKFINVTIDFQLKAINLQTIINNEIPDCYTFHITIVLDNRAHSGMVKIHLENQASIKECKDPSVSGQAENYTRVSFDVVVALLCLLSLVLCGRSILRGIVLQQEFVQFFKENLNRNVCWSDRLEFINGWYILLIISDILTIIGTIIKIGIESKNMSSYDLCGILLGTSTLLVWVGVIRYLTFFQKYNILIVTLRAAFPNVIRFCCCVAVIYLGYCFCGWIVLGPYHVKFRSLSMVSECLFSLINGDDMYVTFSEMQESSTLVWLFSQVYLYTFISLFIYMVLSLFIALITGAYETIKHQTQEPVHITDLHAFIAECTDAPSSGKFRGLETSPCSIFCCCDRTTTYEDVLLVN